The following coding sequences lie in one Acropora palmata chromosome 3, jaAcrPala1.3, whole genome shotgun sequence genomic window:
- the LOC141877471 gene encoding uncharacterized protein LOC141877471 isoform X1 — MQVLCIGFLCLVQAVLKGVAQSTKRTSGSLHTTVASPACITSPCFHNISKSASWIQWAHQTMWPSLSITSSDSEALAVSVSISPSSVVLKEGSSSWSSSASISTSVLANHSASVRAQVSSSMTLSKTDKISKTSQSRAAFHLSLSVSESRHIPKSVSSISLSASAIRGSQTTVHPSASLSLYNSQVWSSITIHSAGHVKPAVFTVASATTASLSPADSVSVSGSYSTNFSHSQSASIITSPFALERPSKSESVILRSSPSMTSSQSQAFPASLNVSSSTTVLKSVSSSWSSKESTSTSVLETDSLFGGQNASRSIKTAQSEGLSSSRSKSESQSVSSSVFSSASLNSSDLHSVSREVSSSEFLQSQSLSTTGSLSLSRVPDLNALTLSQNDVTSSSLRSSATFFVSLSVSASTEISESVSATRDVSKRVSSTLSPSFSSSKTVLEPASETFRPSASLSLTNSQAGSVYPTLAQSLASIMASTTSTGLTQSDSVSSSMSYSSSTSHSASASISTSPSAFESPSKSESVLDRQTPSSILTSSQSEAFAASLSVSFSTAVSKVCLHLGVRVLRY, encoded by the coding sequence GTGTAGCCCAATCGACTAAGAGAACTAGCGGAAGCCTACATACCACAGTGGCCTCCCCAGCCTGCATAACATCACCATGTTTTCACAACATTTCAAAAAGTGCATCATGGATCCAATGGGCACATCAAACAATGTGGCCGTCCTTGTCAATAACGTCGTCCGATAGTGAGGCGCTTGCTGTTAGTGTAAGTATATCTCCCTCCTCAGTTGTCTTAAAAGAAGGGTCTTCCTCATGGAGTTCAAGTGCTTCGATATCAACAAGCGTCTTGGCAAACCATTCGGCATCTGTGAGAGCACAAGTTTCGAGTTCGATGACTCTGAGCAAAACGGATAAAATCTCAAAGACCTCGCAGTCAAGAGCAGCGTTCCATCTCAGCCTTAGTGTTTCGGAATCGAGACACATACCGAAAAGTGTGTCATCCATTTCACTCTCAGCAAGTGCCATCCGTGGCTCACAGACTACTGTCCATCCAAGTGCTTCACTTTCATTGTACAACAGCCAAGTTTGGTCATCGATAACTATCCACTCTGCAGGTCATGTAAAACCTGCAGTTTTTACTGTGGCGTCCGCCACAACTGCCAGTTTGAGTCCAGCTGACTCTGTCAGCGTGAGTGGGTCCTACTCAACAAACTTCTCCCACAGCCAGTCAGCATCGATTATTACAAGCCCCTTCGCATTGGAAAGGCCTTCTAAGAGTGAGTCTGTGATCTTAAGGTCGTCACCCTCAATGACCTCGTCACAAAGTCAGGCGTTTCCTGCCAGTTTAAATGTTTCCTCGTCCACAACTGTCTTGAAAAGTGTGTCTTCCTCTTGGAGTTCAAAAGAGTCGACATCAACAAGCGTCTTGGAAACTGATTCGCTATTTGGCGGCCAAAACGCTTCACGTTCAATAAAAACTGCTCAAAGTGAAGGGTTGTCAAGTAGCAGGTCTAAGAGCGAATCTCAGTCTGTAAGTTCCAGCGTGTTCTCTTCAGCCAGCCTCAATTCAAGTGATTTGCATTCTGTCAGTCGGGAAGTGTCATCCTCGGAGTTTTTGCAAAGCCAGTCACTCTCGACAACGGGATCTTTGTCTTTATCGAGAGTGCCGGACTTGAATGCATTAACTCTGAGCCAAAATGATGTAACCTCAAGCAGCTTGCGATCTAGTGCCACGTTCTTTGTCAGCCTAAGTGTCTCAGCGTCGACGGAGATATCGGAAAGTGTCTCGGCGACAAGAGATGTCTCGAAACGTGTATCATCCACTTTGAGCCCAAGCTTTTCGTCCTCAAAAACTGTCCTCGAGCCTGCTTCAGAAACTTTCCGTCCCAGCGCCTCACTTTCATTAACCAACAGTCAAGCTGGGTCAGTTTATCCAACCCTTGCACAATCTTTGGCCTCCATTATGGCGTCCACTACAAGTACAGGCTTGACTCAATCTGACTCTGTCAGCTCAAGTATGTCCTACTCGTCAAGCACATCGCACAGCGCTTCAGCATCCATTAGCACAAGCCCCTCCGCGTTCGAAAGCCCTTCTAAGAGTGAGTCTGTGCTCGACAGGCAAACGCCGTCCTCTATACTCACTTCGTCTCAAAGTGAGGCATTTGCTGCCAGCCTAAGTGTTTCTTTCTCCACAGCTGTTTCCAAAGTGTGTCTGCATCTTGGAGTTCGAGTGCTTCGATATTAG
- the LOC141877473 gene encoding CUB and peptidase domain-containing protein 1-like — MAASYTVLITAKWRRLLLLLLLPVTVQGNCGTRQNVQSRIVGGKVATVNSWPWQSMLRHFDGYQFCGGTLIDPWWVLTAAHCLPGENPSTFFVRMGAHYTESDAVGTEQDLNVSQIIEHESYKSPYNNSNDIALLKLATPAVLGQGVGTACLPNFANSLENKQCWVTGWGTQASGGEQPDVLMEAQIPIISQQRCIEAHQVGIDKGMMCAGVEEGGIDACQGDSGGPLVCDFNRMWHVEGVVSWGDGCGDQGLFGVYAKVREFMPWISDKMNITYNMTSSGYIPTMTTTETAVPMALSASVNITGNSSTVDEPANHSRATFLVSNAFLALVMLIVNS, encoded by the exons ATGGCCGCTTCGTATACCGTTCTGATCACTGCTAAATGGCGTaggcttcttcttcttctactTCTACCCGTCACCGTACAAG GCAACTGTGGAACTCGTCAAAATGTGCAATCACGAATAGTTGGCGGAAAGGTAGCAACCGTAAACTCCTGGCCTTGGCAGTCGATGCTGCGCCATTTTGATGGCTATCAGTTCTGTGGTGGAACTCTCATCGATCCGTGGTGGGTGTTAACCGCTGCCCATTGCCTGCCAGGGGAAAACCCGTCCACCTTCTTCGTGAG aATGGGAGCTCACTATACTGAAAGCGATGCCGTGGGAACTGAACAAGACCTCAATGTGTCACAGATCATAGAACATGAAAGTTACAAATCGCCTTACAACAACAGCAATGACATCGCTCTCCTGAAACTCGCCACACCAGCCGTTCTTGGACAAGGAGTTGGAACTGCTTGTCTGCCTAATTTCGCCAATTCTCTCGAGAACAAGCAATGCTGGGTTACTGGCTGGGGCACCCAGGCATCAGGTGGAGAGCAACCGGATGTGTTAATGGAAGCTCAGATACCAATCATTTCGCAACAACGTTGCATAGAGGCGCACCAGGTTGGAATTGACAAGGGCATGATGTGTGCTGGAGTTGAAGAGGGAGGGATAGATGCCTGCCAGGGTGATAGCGGGGGACCTTTAGTTTGTGATTTTAACAGGATGTGGCATGTGGAAGGCGTGGTGAGTTGGGGAGATGGCTGTGGAGATCAAGGCCTGTTTGGAGTATATGCTAAGGTTCGAGAATTCATGCCATGGATAAGCGACAAGATGAACATTACATATAATATGACCTCATCTG GCTACATACCCACCATGACCACAACAGAAACAGCAGTCCCAATGGCTCTCTCGGCTTCTGTGAACATCACAGGCAATTCATCAACTGTTGACGAGCCCGCAAACCATAGCAGAGCAACCTTTCTTGTTTCAAACGCTTTTCTCGCACTAGTCATGCTTATAGTTAATTCATAG
- the LOC141877471 gene encoding mucin-like protein isoform X2, translating to MYNYPRGGIQWAVGVPFSYYKYWTNLYGLPVAGWNDPESGTKLNIKGSGTILGMYNLDKKMGNTDLLGRHFWRIESSDGKGAFEKCFSWVDSQIETNFIFWYYWRIRWDSRMPCPCTMWQAFLDRGRFYWDWYFSWPEICFRSRRFFYFSYHGLGSQLCCYSTEWEDYGALKIGPPDGGHISVTRYNTYYGKTEVPTDTEAYTFCCVEGFFCDLFYQYRPSDTCQFYRPPPRPWFWGDPHIRTLDGGNYTFNGLGEYVMLDAQSGTFQLQARTSLARGNSTTGTVFVAGAAKEENTTTVEVRIKKNGGLHILFGGKLYSNFSSLTNQSVETAGNLSISKSEDDCLEVSFRQQRL from the exons ATGTACAACTACCCTCGCGGAGGCATTCAGTGGGCCGTTGGTGTTCCTTT ttcTTATTATAAGTACTGGACCAATTTGTACGGTCTTCCTGTGGCTGGATGGAATGATCCTGAAAGCGGAACAAAACTGAACATCAAAGG GTCGGGTACAATTCTTGGAATGTATAATCTTGACAAGAAAATGGGGAACACTGATTTGTTGGGAAGACATTTTTGGAGAATTGAGTCCAGCGATGGAAAAGGAGCTTTTGAGAAGTGTTTTTCTTGGGTTGATTCACAGATAGAAACAAACTTTATATTCTGGTATTACTGGCGCATCCGATGGGATTCACGTATGCCATGCCCCTGCACAATGTGGCAGGCATTCCTTGACAGAGGTCGCTTTTATTGGGACTGGTACTTCTCTTGGCCTGAGATTTGTTTCAGGTCCAGAagattcttttattttagttaCCATGGTTTGGGGTCGCAGCTGTGTTGCTACTCAACTGAATGGGAAGACTATGGTGCTCTAAAGATTGGCCCACCGGATGGTGGTCATATCTCAGTGACCCGCTACAATACCTACTATGGCAAGACCGAGGTGCCTACCGATACTGAAGCATACACGTTTTGCTGTGTTGAAGGGTTTTTTTGCGATTTATTTTACCAGTATCGACCATCTGATACCTGCCAATTTTACCGACCACCCCCCAGGC CTTGGTTCTGGGGCGATCCTCACATCCGGACTCTTGACGGAGGGAATTACACTTTTAATGGCCTGGGTGAATACGTGATGTTAGACGCACAAAGTGGAACATTTCAGCTGCAGGCCAGGACAAGCCTAGCGCGGGGGAACTCAACCACTGGCACAGTTTTCGTAGCTGGGGCAGCCAAAGAGGAAAATACAACCACCGTCGAAGtcagaataaagaaaaatg GGGGATTACACATATTATTTGGAGGAAAACTCTACTCTAATTTCAGCTCCTTGACAAACCAAAGCGTAGAAACTGCTGGAAATCTTTCTATCTCGAAATCGGAGGACGACTGTTTGGAAGTGTCTTTCCGTCAACAACGTCTGTGA